A genomic window from Candidatus Saccharibacteria bacterium includes:
- a CDS encoding S41 family peptidase has product MKVSLNPMQPGRSTLPTSSNRGAVKNRKTITISIVSVIVISLIVGTIGFAIGTRYQTVLSRANGSLDYSKLSEVYTQLSQNFDGKLDNDKLIQGAAAGMVSAAGDPYTTFFNADEAKEFSSDLSGTFEGVGIELGQNSDNQLEVISPIDGSPAKAAGIKAHDVIAAVDGTNSVSWTPEKAVTKIRGKAGTVVKLTIIRDGETKDFEVTRAEISVPSVEYEIKDAIGYLRISRFGDDTASLATKAANAFKSANVKGVILDLRGNGGGYVDAAKSVASLWLKSGQTIVEERRGSQVIETETASGFPTLSGISTVVLIDGGSASASEIVAGALKDNGAATLVGTTSYGKGSVQKLVPLSNGAQLKVTIARWYTPNGQNINGDGIKPDVEATMTADEYSAGNDTQRAKAVEILNK; this is encoded by the coding sequence ATGAAGGTGAGTTTAAATCCTATGCAACCAGGCAGATCGACATTGCCGACGTCTTCTAATCGGGGGGCGGTCAAGAATCGAAAAACCATCACCATTAGCATCGTGTCGGTGATCGTCATTAGCCTTATCGTCGGCACGATCGGTTTCGCGATCGGTACTAGATATCAAACCGTCCTATCTCGGGCAAACGGCAGTTTGGACTATAGCAAACTATCCGAGGTCTATACTCAGCTATCCCAGAATTTTGATGGCAAACTAGATAACGACAAACTGATCCAAGGCGCAGCCGCCGGTATGGTCAGCGCTGCCGGTGATCCGTATACAACGTTCTTTAACGCGGATGAGGCCAAAGAATTCAGTAGCGATTTGTCGGGTACATTCGAAGGTGTCGGCATCGAACTAGGGCAGAATAGCGATAATCAACTAGAGGTTATATCGCCGATTGACGGCAGTCCGGCCAAAGCGGCTGGGATCAAGGCGCACGATGTGATTGCTGCGGTTGACGGTACCAATTCGGTGAGTTGGACTCCGGAAAAGGCGGTAACGAAGATCCGCGGCAAGGCTGGCACGGTGGTCAAGCTCACGATTATTCGCGATGGAGAGACCAAGGATTTCGAGGTGACTCGCGCTGAGATCAGCGTACCAAGCGTTGAATACGAGATCAAAGACGCTATTGGCTACTTACGCATCTCGCGCTTTGGCGATGATACTGCTAGTCTAGCCACCAAAGCGGCTAACGCTTTCAAATCAGCGAATGTCAAAGGCGTAATCCTCGATCTGCGTGGCAACGGCGGCGGTTATGTTGATGCTGCCAAATCAGTAGCGAGTTTATGGTTGAAGTCAGGTCAAACTATCGTTGAGGAGCGCCGTGGTAGCCAGGTGATAGAGACCGAAACTGCCTCTGGATTCCCAACACTGAGTGGTATTAGTACGGTGGTTCTGATCGATGGCGGCTCGGCTAGTGCTAGTGAAATTGTCGCCGGCGCACTAAAGGACAACGGTGCGGCAACCCTAGTTGGGACGACGTCGTATGGCAAAGGTAGCGTCCAAAAACTTGTGCCGCTATCGAACGGCGCACAGCTCAAAGTTACGATTGCGAGATGGTACACGCCGAACGGTCAAAATATCAATGGTGACGGGATTAAGCCAGACGTTGAGGCAACGATGACCGCAGATGAATATAGTGCCGGTAATGACACCCAGCGCGCTAAAGCTGTCGAGATTCTGAATAAATAA
- a CDS encoding 50S ribosomal protein L27, whose product MSHVKAGGSSKNIHNNAGQRLGVKVFGGQKVSAGQVIVRQVGATQVAGPGTYVSRNFTIHADQDGVVKFVRRKIKSFTGKTTWRTQVCVD is encoded by the coding sequence ATGTCTCATGTTAAAGCGGGCGGTTCGTCCAAAAACATCCATAACAACGCTGGTCAGCGCCTCGGCGTCAAGGTTTTTGGTGGTCAAAAAGTGAGCGCTGGTCAAGTTATCGTACGTCAAGTTGGCGCTACGCAAGTCGCCGGTCCTGGCACTTACGTCAGTCGCAACTTTACTATCCACGCCGACCAAGATGGCGTCGTCAAATTTGTTCGCCGTAAAATCAAGAGCTTTACCGGCAAAACTACCTGGCGCACCCAAGTTTGCGTTGACTAA
- the xseA gene encoding exodeoxyribonuclease VII large subunit, translating to MPALANNDSPDPVFGVSDAVALFNQMLETATPHITVVGEVANFKINHGKWVFFDIKDEESTLGCFMSTFSLRVAIEDGMKVVVTARPNITRWGKFSLTIQTIRPMGEGSIRRSFELLRAKLDQEGLFSSERKRRLPEMPQVIGVISSTGAAGYIDFTKIIGERFSGLTLQVANVQVQGDDAPQQVIAALNYFNELATPPEVIAILRGGGSRDDLVAFDDEPLVRAIAGSRVPVITGIGHEIDVTLADLVADVRAATPSNVAQLIVPSHREIVERIDSSLKQVLSQMDHTTTDLADEVNEREKGLFETIERQIDDLTRRYDTMRQVMRQLDPRAVLKRGYALVRDHMGSIVKSRPLTGDNLTIETAHFIIETEVKDARAK from the coding sequence TTGCCAGCGCTAGCAAATAACGATTCGCCCGACCCGGTGTTTGGTGTTTCGGATGCTGTAGCGCTGTTTAATCAGATGCTCGAAACCGCGACGCCGCATATCACAGTCGTCGGTGAGGTGGCGAACTTCAAGATCAATCACGGCAAATGGGTCTTTTTCGATATCAAGGACGAAGAATCAACGCTCGGCTGTTTCATGTCGACGTTTAGTCTCCGAGTGGCGATCGAGGATGGTATGAAAGTGGTGGTGACTGCGCGACCAAATATCACGCGCTGGGGCAAGTTTAGTCTGACGATACAAACGATTCGACCGATGGGTGAAGGTAGTATCAGGCGTTCGTTCGAGCTGCTACGTGCCAAGCTAGATCAGGAGGGCTTGTTTAGCTCCGAGCGCAAACGGCGCTTGCCTGAGATGCCGCAGGTGATTGGCGTGATTTCATCGACTGGTGCGGCCGGCTATATTGATTTTACAAAAATTATCGGGGAGCGATTTTCGGGCTTAACACTGCAGGTCGCTAATGTTCAGGTGCAAGGCGACGATGCGCCGCAGCAAGTCATTGCGGCCCTCAATTATTTTAACGAGCTAGCGACGCCGCCAGAGGTCATTGCGATTTTGCGTGGTGGCGGATCACGAGATGACCTCGTGGCATTTGACGATGAACCATTGGTCCGGGCGATTGCCGGCTCACGCGTACCAGTGATAACGGGGATCGGTCACGAGATTGACGTGACATTGGCGGATCTGGTGGCCGACGTGCGGGCGGCGACGCCATCGAACGTGGCGCAGCTGATCGTGCCATCACACCGAGAAATTGTGGAGAGGATCGATAGTTCTTTGAAACAAGTTCTATCGCAGATGGATCATACGACCACTGATCTAGCCGACGAGGTGAACGAGCGCGAGAAAGGCCTATTCGAAACCATAGAGCGACAAATCGATGATTTAACGAGACGATATGACACTATGCGTCAAGTCATGCGGCAGCTTGATCCACGGGCAGTGCTAAAACGAGGCTATGCGTTAGTGCGAGACCACATGGGCAGCATAGTGAAATCGAGACCGCTCACCGGCGACAATTTGACGATTGAAACGGCGCACTTTATAATCGAAACGGAGGTAAAAGATGCCAGAGCAAAGTAA
- a CDS encoding TIGR00730 family Rossman fold protein, whose product MEQVWMNELARNKSLTLEDIERSSRYAKDLTAGLETIKTYPQGVTVFGSARLSEDNPYYIKARELGQKLAEAGHPVITGGGNGIMEAANRGAFEKGGRSIGLNIQLPMEQTLNQYTTDHLEFHYFFARKVMLAASSKVYVYFPGGFGTIDEFSEIITLMQTKKIDHVPIFLFGSDFWKPLDAFFYWKMEKEAGTIGPNDRALYTITDDVNVIVNAAGNVSPRQPSELISQVLGGQTNSQPAS is encoded by the coding sequence ATGGAACAAGTTTGGATGAACGAGCTGGCGCGCAACAAATCGCTGACCCTAGAAGATATCGAGCGCTCTTCGCGCTACGCTAAAGATCTGACGGCGGGGCTCGAAACGATCAAAACCTATCCGCAGGGCGTCACCGTGTTTGGTTCGGCCAGGCTGTCAGAGGATAATCCGTATTACATCAAGGCTCGTGAGCTAGGGCAGAAACTAGCGGAGGCCGGGCACCCAGTCATCACCGGAGGTGGCAATGGCATTATGGAAGCGGCTAATCGCGGAGCTTTTGAAAAGGGCGGTCGTTCGATCGGCCTCAATATTCAGTTGCCGATGGAGCAAACTCTGAATCAATATACGACCGATCATCTAGAATTTCATTATTTCTTTGCCCGCAAAGTCATGCTAGCAGCCTCGAGCAAGGTCTACGTTTATTTTCCGGGCGGTTTTGGCACGATTGACGAGTTTAGTGAGATTATTACCCTGATGCAGACCAAAAAAATCGATCATGTACCGATCTTTCTATTTGGTAGTGACTTTTGGAAGCCGCTCGACGCATTTTTTTACTGGAAAATGGAAAAAGAAGCTGGCACGATCGGTCCGAACGACCGCGCGCTCTACACTATAACCGACGACGTCAATGTAATTGTTAATGCAGCTGGTAATGTATCGCCGCGACAACCGAGCGAATTGATTTCTCAGGTTTTAGGTGGACAAACTAATAGCCAGCCGGCTAGTTAG
- the xseB gene encoding exodeoxyribonuclease VII small subunit: MPEQSKNLRQLLDEFETIVEWFNQDDLDIDQAISKFEEGSKLAETIKQQLATAKNKIEIVKADFAAKVSQSKE, translated from the coding sequence ATGCCAGAGCAAAGTAAGAATTTACGACAATTATTAGACGAGTTTGAAACCATTGTCGAGTGGTTTAATCAGGATGATCTAGATATCGATCAGGCGATTAGCAAATTCGAAGAAGGCTCGAAATTAGCCGAAACTATCAAACAACAACTCGCGACCGCCAAAAATAAAATCGAGATCGTCAAAGCTGACTTTGCCGCCAAGGTGTCGCAGTCGAAAGAATAG
- a CDS encoding FtsX-like permease family protein codes for MSEPKIAKKSTASTKASATPKVRRLQSRRQHSLTTNVRIFRYGVRNFTRNSWLTVAATAVMTITLLIMFVTIVASQMLNSTVVSLREKIDISIYLDPSISDDTLRNLKGKMQLVENVRSVASSNSQQQYQDYIDQYPDKLETLATLAEQGIDPSTKFPAVMNVKVNDLSNLTPIKKVVSEDPQFKQWIYAKRAPSYAGEQQDTINRIANWASFARQLGLILGSVFLVISVLVIFNTIRMAIFSRRDEIGMMRAVGADRHFIRGPFIIEAEMYGILAAIIATVVGYFLFIWVTPGLERYGIATDEIRNILSDWMIVIFAAMIAVGLAIGYLSARLAVRRYLK; via the coding sequence ATGAGTGAGCCAAAAATTGCCAAAAAGTCGACAGCTAGCACCAAAGCCTCGGCGACTCCCAAAGTTCGACGTTTACAGTCCAGGCGTCAGCACAGCCTAACTACTAATGTCCGTATATTTCGCTACGGCGTCCGTAACTTTACACGTAACTCGTGGCTCACCGTTGCCGCTACGGCGGTTATGACTATTACGCTCCTCATCATGTTTGTGACCATTGTGGCTAGTCAAATGCTAAACAGCACAGTAGTGAGCTTGCGCGAAAAAATTGATATTTCAATCTATCTCGATCCGTCAATCAGTGATGATACACTGCGTAATCTCAAGGGCAAGATGCAGTTAGTCGAAAATGTGCGGAGCGTCGCAAGTAGCAATAGTCAGCAGCAATACCAGGATTATATCGATCAATATCCAGACAAACTAGAAACGCTAGCCACGTTGGCCGAGCAGGGGATAGATCCATCGACTAAATTCCCGGCCGTGATGAATGTCAAAGTCAACGACCTCAGCAATCTAACACCGATTAAAAAGGTGGTTAGTGAAGATCCACAGTTCAAACAATGGATCTATGCCAAACGTGCGCCGTCGTATGCTGGGGAGCAACAAGACACTATTAACCGAATCGCCAATTGGGCTTCGTTTGCTAGGCAATTAGGTTTGATACTTGGCTCAGTTTTCCTCGTTATATCGGTACTAGTGATCTTTAACACTATTCGCATGGCGATCTTTAGCCGTCGTGACGAGATCGGCATGATGCGCGCAGTCGGCGCCGATCGACACTTCATCCGCGGACCGTTTATTATCGAGGCGGAAATGTACGGGATATTAGCAGCTATCATAGCCACGGTTGTCGGATACTTCCTATTCATCTGGGTTACGCCAGGCCTAGAGAGGTACGGCATTGCAACTGATGAGATCCGTAATATTTTGTCAGACTGGATGATCGTGATTTTTGCCGCCATGATAGCCGTCGGTTTAGCGATTGGCTACCTATCGGCGCGTTTAGCAGTACGACGTTACTTGAAATAG
- the prfB gene encoding peptide chain release factor 2, with amino-acid sequence MKSDLEARLQRVSGEVSTALSKLDIPAKAREIAALEASLAQPETWHNPEAAQASAKKLSDLKNQVDPWQILAAQAQDFTELVSLADDEMMTELSGQVDALEEHLASLQEQLLFDGQYDSGDAIIRLSAGAGGDDAQDFTAMLERMYLRWAEKNGHKATVLERSTGEVAGVKTSVIEISGPFVYGKLMSENGVHRLVRLSPFNAESRETSFALVEVLPKIDTPDAVKIDDKDLKIDVYRAGGHGGQSVNTTDSAVRITHVPTGIVVAIQNERSQLQNKEKAMEILRGKLAALQAEQHVETLGELRAGESASWGAQIRNYVLHPYKLVKDTRTKYEEKDTDAVLDGKIDGFVRAYLENRHTIH; translated from the coding sequence ATGAAATCTGATCTCGAGGCTAGATTACAACGTGTTTCAGGCGAAGTTTCGACGGCCCTATCAAAACTCGATATCCCAGCTAAAGCTAGAGAGATTGCGGCGCTAGAGGCTAGTCTAGCCCAGCCTGAGACGTGGCATAACCCAGAGGCGGCCCAGGCCAGCGCCAAAAAGCTATCTGATCTCAAAAACCAAGTTGATCCGTGGCAGATTCTGGCGGCACAGGCGCAGGATTTTACAGAACTGGTATCGCTCGCTGATGATGAAATGATGACGGAATTATCCGGTCAAGTTGATGCACTTGAGGAACATTTGGCCTCATTACAGGAGCAACTATTATTCGATGGTCAATACGACTCTGGCGATGCTATCATTCGGCTCAGTGCTGGTGCCGGTGGCGATGATGCCCAGGACTTTACGGCGATGCTCGAGCGTATGTATTTGCGCTGGGCGGAAAAGAATGGCCATAAAGCAACTGTTTTGGAACGATCAACCGGCGAGGTGGCGGGAGTGAAAACGTCAGTGATTGAAATTTCCGGTCCATTTGTCTATGGCAAACTCATGAGTGAAAATGGCGTGCATCGTTTGGTGCGCCTCAGTCCGTTCAACGCTGAATCCCGCGAGACATCATTCGCCCTTGTCGAGGTCTTGCCAAAAATCGACACGCCAGATGCGGTGAAAATCGATGACAAAGATCTCAAAATTGATGTCTACCGAGCCGGTGGTCATGGTGGCCAGAGTGTCAACACGACTGATTCAGCGGTGCGCATTACCCACGTGCCGACCGGCATTGTTGTGGCGATCCAAAACGAACGTTCCCAGCTCCAAAACAAAGAAAAAGCCATGGAAATCTTGCGCGGTAAACTAGCGGCTTTGCAAGCTGAACAGCATGTCGAGACTCTAGGCGAACTGCGAGCAGGTGAGAGTGCTAGCTGGGGCGCACAGATTAGAAACTATGTACTTCACCCCTATAAACTTGTCAAAGACACGCGCACTAAATACGAGGAAAAAGACACCGACGCGGTGCTCGACGGTAAGATCGATGGGTTTGTCCGAGCTTATCTAGAGAATCGCCACACTATACATTAA
- the ftsE gene encoding cell division ATP-binding protein FtsE: MILLDRVTKTYHRGIRPALDKVSLHVAPREFAIIVGASGAGKSTLLKLLTREEKPDSGKIVVGGIDYDTLDDRDVPLLRRRIGVVFQDFKLLPNRTVFENVALSLEISGHSNSEIKTNVPKILELVGLYGKQKNFPRELSGGERQRVAIARAMVRQPKILIADEPTGNLDPKNSWEIVRLLAKINKFGTTVLLITHSTEIVNRLNTRVITLDEGKVVSDVAHGGYRQ, translated from the coding sequence ATGATATTACTAGATAGGGTAACCAAAACATATCATCGTGGCATCCGACCGGCACTCGACAAAGTGTCGCTACATGTGGCGCCGCGAGAGTTTGCGATTATCGTTGGGGCTTCGGGAGCCGGCAAATCGACTTTGTTAAAACTATTAACTCGTGAGGAAAAGCCAGATTCTGGCAAGATCGTTGTTGGTGGTATCGATTACGATACGCTCGATGATCGCGATGTACCACTGCTACGTCGACGCATCGGCGTCGTGTTTCAGGATTTCAAATTGCTACCTAACCGCACAGTGTTTGAAAATGTGGCGCTCAGCCTTGAGATTTCTGGCCATAGCAATAGTGAAATCAAAACTAACGTGCCAAAGATCTTGGAACTCGTTGGTCTTTACGGTAAACAAAAGAACTTTCCGCGGGAACTGTCCGGTGGTGAACGCCAGCGCGTGGCAATTGCTCGAGCTATGGTACGCCAGCCCAAGATCCTGATTGCTGACGAGCCGACAGGTAACCTCGATCCTAAAAATAGCTGGGAAATTGTTCGTCTGCTCGCTAAAATTAACAAATTTGGTACAACTGTACTCCTCATCACTCACAGTACCGAAATTGTGAATCGTCTCAATACTCGCGTGATTACGCTCGATGAGGGCAAGGTAGTTAGCGATGTCGCGCACGGAGGATATCGTCAATGA
- a CDS encoding flippase-like domain-containing protein, whose amino-acid sequence MSEKFGERTGKKAKRFSGRFWLNIITILLIIIVLVAARKQLYEAWKLLGQVNIWILLLLIPLQFASYYTNSEIFFTYLRARGQLRKTSALEATSMALELNFVNHVFPSGGVSGISYMVWRLGKLGVSAGQATMAQLMRYVVQLGTFALLLAIALVVATLENRTSNWVVMISTGVLTSIVFLVVFGSYLVGSEERMKSFAHWLTRTVNAIIGKLTFKRRNSVLSIEKTEKFFLEFHDDYMILRRDKKLLIKPTIWAVAFNLIDLSLFMISFWALNIPFNVSVLLIAYGAAAAAGFLVLTPGGAGAYEAIMVAVLTAGGMSASAAFAGVVLTRATLIAGSLLTGFMAYQHALKKYGQPKLDEVDFASASK is encoded by the coding sequence ATGTCGGAAAAATTCGGTGAACGAACAGGGAAAAAGGCGAAGCGTTTTAGTGGGCGATTTTGGCTGAATATCATCACCATCCTGCTCATAATCATTGTACTAGTGGCGGCGCGCAAACAGCTCTACGAAGCCTGGAAGCTGCTCGGGCAGGTCAACATTTGGATATTACTATTACTAATACCACTACAATTCGCCTCATATTACACCAATTCCGAGATCTTTTTCACCTATCTGCGAGCCAGAGGGCAATTGCGCAAAACCAGCGCGCTCGAGGCAACTAGTATGGCGCTAGAACTAAATTTTGTGAATCACGTTTTTCCGAGCGGTGGCGTGTCTGGTATTTCGTACATGGTATGGCGTCTCGGCAAATTGGGCGTTAGCGCCGGGCAGGCGACAATGGCGCAGTTGATGCGTTACGTGGTGCAGCTCGGGACTTTCGCGCTGTTGCTGGCTATTGCCTTGGTGGTTGCCACGCTCGAAAACCGCACTAGCAACTGGGTGGTGATGATATCGACTGGGGTTTTGACGTCGATAGTATTTTTGGTGGTGTTTGGTAGCTATTTAGTCGGCAGCGAAGAGCGGATGAAGAGCTTTGCTCATTGGCTGACACGAACGGTGAACGCTATTATCGGCAAACTAACCTTTAAGCGACGTAACTCGGTGTTATCGATTGAGAAAACCGAAAAGTTTTTCCTCGAATTCCACGATGACTATATGATTTTGCGCCGTGACAAAAAGTTGCTCATTAAACCAACTATCTGGGCGGTAGCATTCAATTTGATTGATTTGTCGCTATTTATGATTAGCTTTTGGGCGCTCAATATTCCATTTAACGTATCAGTTCTATTGATTGCTTATGGTGCGGCAGCGGCGGCTGGTTTCCTCGTCCTGACCCCAGGTGGAGCCGGCGCCTATGAGGCGATCATGGTGGCGGTCTTGACAGCTGGCGGTATGAGCGCCAGTGCGGCCTTTGCTGGCGTAGTGTTGACCAGGGCGACCTTAATTGCTGGGTCACTCTTGACTGGGTTCATGGCGTATCAACATGCACTGAAAAAATACGGTCAACCGAAGCTCGACGAGGTAGATTTTGCCAGCGCTAGCAAATAA
- a CDS encoding response regulator gives MEHAKHKILLVEDDEVLANVYKQRLELEGFEVQRVNNGEDALQTALEFQPELILLDVMMPKLNGFDVLDILRNTPATHNIHIIMLTALSQPKDAERAKELGADDFLVKSQVVISDVVDRIKHQLSIKD, from the coding sequence ATGGAACATGCAAAGCACAAGATTTTATTGGTCGAAGACGATGAAGTACTAGCCAACGTTTACAAACAGCGTCTAGAACTCGAGGGCTTCGAGGTCCAACGTGTCAATAACGGCGAAGATGCTTTGCAAACGGCACTGGAGTTTCAGCCTGAACTGATTCTGCTCGACGTTATGATGCCGAAACTGAATGGTTTTGATGTCCTAGATATTCTGCGTAACACCCCGGCGACACATAACATTCATATTATCATGCTAACGGCGCTCAGCCAGCCAAAGGATGCCGAACGCGCCAAAGAGCTCGGTGCTGATGATTTCCTCGTTAAATCTCAAGTGGTGATTAGCGATGTGGTAGACCGCATCAAACACCAACTCAGTATCAAAGACTAA
- a CDS encoding class F sortase has product MTNQDFFSGTSSRDHSVRVESRGRVIVPEHHVRNIHAVFGSATVINQPIQTPHVTTVNQPKTHTAESITHKKPEKPATHHIPTHRSVPARIDGIVPPAAIKPASKSIVQPKRAPKIDHVASHKAPHKSHVRHQTGDKSSLTSKVLASAAETMPTTAESGGASTLIDAGGAGAIANESAEQTWMRHLNSKVTFEVRIDHRKVGRFLKYLIVTSLVVVSAYLAWDTWFTNKPISYIFSQAVGAVSIDDTNPFSVDPTTVSNQAWAAHTAPADQARYLYLPSIGIQSRVDSVGINSNGNIDSPKNANDVAWYDGSAKPGQDGQVFINGHKSYSSSYNSAFDKLDQLKVGDSIVIENGNGDKFTYKVVSNQTLATDKVDMNQALNVPDDAKQGVTLMTYAGKYNYRDQSTDQRVVVYAARQ; this is encoded by the coding sequence ATGACAAATCAAGATTTTTTTAGTGGGACATCTAGTCGTGATCATTCGGTTAGAGTTGAATCTCGAGGTAGGGTAATCGTTCCGGAGCATCATGTGAGGAATATACATGCGGTATTTGGGTCAGCGACGGTAATAAACCAACCTATACAAACTCCGCACGTTACCACGGTTAATCAGCCGAAAACTCACACTGCAGAGTCGATAACACATAAAAAACCGGAAAAGCCAGCTACTCATCATATTCCTACTCATCGATCTGTCCCCGCGAGGATTGATGGAATTGTTCCGCCAGCCGCAATAAAACCTGCTAGTAAATCGATAGTTCAGCCAAAAAGAGCTCCGAAAATCGATCACGTGGCTAGTCATAAAGCCCCTCATAAATCTCATGTCAGGCATCAAACGGGAGACAAAAGTAGTCTCACTAGCAAGGTGCTAGCCTCGGCCGCCGAGACTATGCCGACAACCGCCGAGTCGGGCGGCGCCTCGACGCTGATTGACGCCGGCGGTGCTGGTGCTATAGCTAATGAATCGGCCGAACAGACCTGGATGCGCCATCTCAATTCCAAAGTAACTTTCGAGGTTCGAATCGATCATCGAAAAGTTGGTAGATTCCTAAAATATCTGATAGTCACATCGCTCGTCGTGGTGAGTGCTTATTTAGCCTGGGATACTTGGTTTACTAACAAACCAATTAGCTACATCTTTTCGCAGGCGGTCGGCGCGGTGTCGATCGATGACACTAATCCGTTTAGTGTTGATCCTACCACAGTTAGTAATCAAGCTTGGGCAGCTCACACGGCACCAGCTGATCAGGCACGCTATCTGTATCTGCCGTCGATCGGCATCCAGTCTCGAGTTGACAGTGTCGGAATCAATAGCAATGGCAATATCGATTCGCCAAAGAATGCCAACGATGTCGCCTGGTATGATGGTAGCGCTAAACCGGGTCAGGATGGCCAGGTATTTATCAATGGCCACAAGTCCTACTCGTCTTCGTACAATTCTGCTTTTGATAAACTAGACCAGCTCAAAGTCGGCGATAGTATCGTTATCGAGAACGGCAACGGCGATAAATTCACCTATAAAGTCGTCAGTAATCAGACACTTGCCACCGACAAAGTTGACATGAACCAGGCGTTAAACGTCCCAGACGATGCGAAACAGGGTGTGACTCTCATGACCTATGCTGGAAAGTATAATTACCGCGATCAGAGTACTGATCAGCGTGTCGTAGTTTACGCTGCGCGGCAATAA
- a CDS encoding CHAP domain-containing protein gives MRYKKPIANRQRHLQLKTRAKRSAIILVAAAVLVGAIAPSFSQDSPVAALDNSAKIKALELQISTYNDRARELAAQSDSLAKAIDVLKNEQAQLQAEIDLNNAKAADLKAKIADNEAKIKVRGNDLSEIMAEMYLDNKITPIEMLASSNSLSDYVNKQSQQATVQDQLKEAIQEIKDLKTQLESQKKDVEAILVDQKARNAQLVSKQSEQQSLLNETQGQEATYAKMTADNRAKIQQLQAEQARANQTGTGGGQVVAGDPNRGGYPSYLNNAAKDALVDPWGMYNRECVSYAAWKVYQTYGNMPYWGGRGNANQWDDNARNQKDSKGNANPIPTGSTPKRGSVAVWHTGRYGHVAWVESVNSDGTFNVSEYNRNSDGLYHERVNISTSGVVFIYFGEWTKK, from the coding sequence GTGCGCTATAAAAAACCAATTGCAAACAGGCAACGTCATCTACAACTCAAAACGAGAGCTAAACGCTCAGCAATTATTTTAGTTGCAGCCGCAGTTTTGGTTGGTGCAATCGCGCCATCTTTTTCGCAGGATTCACCAGTAGCGGCTCTCGACAATAGCGCAAAAATCAAGGCACTCGAATTGCAAATCAGCACCTATAATGATCGTGCCAGGGAACTAGCGGCGCAATCTGACTCACTAGCAAAGGCGATCGACGTCTTGAAAAACGAGCAAGCACAGCTCCAAGCCGAGATCGATCTCAACAACGCCAAAGCGGCAGATCTAAAGGCGAAAATAGCCGATAACGAAGCCAAGATCAAGGTTCGCGGCAATGACCTCAGTGAAATCATGGCAGAAATGTATCTAGACAACAAGATCACGCCAATCGAAATGCTGGCTAGCAGTAATAGTCTCAGCGATTATGTTAACAAGCAGTCGCAACAAGCCACGGTTCAAGATCAATTAAAAGAAGCTATCCAGGAAATCAAAGATCTAAAGACCCAGCTCGAGAGTCAGAAAAAGGACGTCGAGGCTATCCTCGTTGATCAAAAAGCGCGCAATGCGCAACTAGTTAGCAAACAGAGCGAACAGCAGTCGCTGCTGAATGAGACCCAAGGTCAAGAAGCGACGTACGCTAAAATGACGGCCGATAATCGTGCCAAAATCCAACAGTTACAGGCTGAACAGGCTCGAGCTAACCAAACCGGTACCGGTGGTGGTCAGGTTGTGGCTGGTGACCCGAATCGTGGTGGCTACCCGTCTTATCTCAACAATGCTGCCAAAGATGCACTTGTCGATCCATGGGGAATGTATAACCGCGAATGTGTCAGCTACGCGGCCTGGAAGGTCTACCAAACCTATGGCAACATGCCATACTGGGGTGGGCGCGGTAATGCTAATCAATGGGATGACAATGCTAGGAATCAGAAAGATAGCAAGGGTAATGCTAATCCGATACCTACTGGCTCAACGCCAAAGAGAGGCTCTGTCGCCGTCTGGCATACTGGTCGTTATGGTCACGTAGCTTGGGTAGAGTCTGTAAATAGTGACGGCACGTTCAACGTCTCAGAATACAACCGTAATAGCGATGGCCTATATCACGAGCGCGTTAATATCAGCACCAGTGGCGTCGTCTTTATCTACTTTGGCGAGTGGACAAAAAAATAG